A single region of the Micropterus dolomieu isolate WLL.071019.BEF.003 ecotype Adirondacks linkage group LG18, ASM2129224v1, whole genome shotgun sequence genome encodes:
- the apof gene encoding uncharacterized protein apof, whose protein sequence is MMSSVMKWLIVIQLLLSEQALCRVPPPLALRNTLLSGADFHEEVEEKAKLDHQSHLGSQLQLGPPSPQKPGLVSVVVQKEERSAKHIISVLSAKLRGQIQDHLRIQGNVSCEELLSASTVDDPSSSMFPQELLGLSLVPVLVVAGCPQEAQTLVLRLYDLLGMVDTEELLMEVEGLIERRMSKSASTPAPGRDQAGRHIEAVMFNIQQLATVREGTSKQEEHCEGWTRVNGTTLVGKAVEGATGNLEEAASTCERLGVLCAGVTSSGPGRYQAVFKKGSRIMPSESTESECWIRQCSAEEDVSIPAAPGGRMKRSPQRSCINKSEERVYNVVEWIPAVSTLYNLGTAVYYASVNCSETAKERAILSAVDLGTDALMVATGGTVGVAGYALGAGVKTGVKAGVRYLLNSMKHEDDVLVNQFSWEEGVITVQ, encoded by the coding sequence ATGATGTCCTCTGTGATGAAGTGGCTGATTGTGATCCAGCTCCTGCTGAGTGAACAGGCTCTGTGCAGGGTCCCACCTCCTCTGGCACTGAGGAATACTCTGCTTTCAGGAGCTGACTTCCATGAAGAGGTAGAGGAGAAAGCCAAACTGGATCATCAGTCTCACTTAGGATCCCAACTCCAGCTTGGTCCCCCATCGCCACAAAAACCTGGTCTTGTATCAGTGGTTGTGCAAAAGGAGGAGAGATCTGCCAAACATATAATATCAGTCCTCAGCGCGAAGCTTCGGGGGCAGATTCAAGATCATCTCCGCATTCAGGGGAATGTCAGCTGTGAGGAGCTGCTGTCTGCCAGCACCGTGGATGACCCATCGTCCTCTATGTTCCCTCAGGAGCTGTTGGGTCTCTCTTTAGTGCCTGTGTTGGTGGTGGCAGGCTGCCCACAGGAGGCACAGACCCTGGTGCTCAGGCTGTACGACCTGCTGGGAATGGTGGATACAGAGGAGCTCCTGATGGAGGTGGAGGGTCTGATAGAGAGGAGGATGAGCAAGTCCGCATCTACGCCAGCACCAGGTAGGGATCAAGCAGGGCGCCACATAGAGGCTGTGATGTTTAACATCCAGCAGCTCGCCACTGTGAGAGAAGGTACATCTAAACAGGAAGAGCACTGTGAGGGTTGGACAAGGGTGAATGGAACCACACTGGTAGGAAAAGCTGTGGAAGGAGCCACAGGCAATTTAGAGGAGGCTGCGAGCACCTGTGAGAGACTGGGAGTCCTGTGTGCTGGTGTGACCAGCAGTGGACCTGGGAGGTACCAGGCAGTATTTAAAAAAGGCAGTCGAATCATGCCCTCTGAATCCACAGAGTCTGAATGTTGGATCCGCCAGTGCAGCGCAGAGGAGGATGTTTCGATCCCCGCTGCACCAGGTGGACGGATGAAGCGAAGCCCCCAGAGGAGCTGTATCAACAAAAGCGAGGAGCGCGTGTACAACGTGGTGGAATGGATCCCTGCGGTCAGCACCCTCTACAACCTTGGCACAGCTGTGTATTACGCCTCAGTCAACTGCTCTGAAACAGCCAAGGAGAGAGCCATCCTGAGTGCTGTTGACCTCGGCACAGACGCTCTCATGGTCGCCACAGGGGGGACTGTCGGGGTGGCAGGCTACGCCCTGGGTGCAGGGGTGAAGACCGGTGTGAAAGCTGGCGTCAGGTATCTGCTCAACTCCATGAAGCATGAAGACGACGTGCTGGTGAACCAGTTCAGCTGGGAGGAGGGCGTCATAACTGTCCAGTAG
- the stat2 gene encoding signal transducer and activator of transcription 2 isoform X4: MAQWDRLRQLSAAYRQQLHELYDRDALPMDVRHYLSTWIEKQEWQRAARDHDLAMVLFQVMLENLDIQHSRFVQEESFLMQHNIRRYKQNFQRYLDDPCALASTILWFLEKEKEILQSAELAEQVQLLHVEQEAMEISSQQDLERKIAGLRNEVQCMEHTVLCLEEQQDEFDFKYQTHKMEAVVDETVRKDQMRVLQLLVNRLNEFRKSTLADLNKLLKRTEDVIDTLVKKELVEWQRRQQKACIGAPDNVCVDQLEKWFTSVAVCLFQVREFLGKLEELVGKVSYDNDPVKAQKPVLQKRADTLLKALLKSSFVVETQPSMPQGKGPLVLRTNVQFSVKTRLLVKFPELNHSMKVNVSMDKDAPQIKGYRRFNVLGTKTKALNMAESQSGGMVADFRHLTLKEQKCGGGGKGVSDISLSVTEELHIIYFHTVFELKGLSVELLASSLPVVIISNSSQQQSAWASVLWFNMLSQDTKDVMFFANSPAAPWPQFGEMLSWQFLSATKRGLNDAQLDMIAHRLFGTSQNYDTSKVAWSKFCKENTPDTFYVWFDGILVMVKTYLEDLWRDGHIMGFVSKGKEKALLKKKQRGTFLLRFSESVIGGITFSWVETTMTGEPDVKTVQPFTKVDLSQIPFHEIIRNFQILEAENIPENPLLYLYPNTPKDEAFGKYYSEKTGNDNPYIKYIKTKLVFVSKETKRESSSFKFAFGNI; the protein is encoded by the exons ATGGCCCAGTGGGACAGGCTGAGGCAGCTGTCTGCTGCGTACAGACAGCAGCTACATGAGCTCTACGACAGGGATGCTTTGCCTATGGATGTTCGCCACTACTTGTCAACCTGGATAGAGAAGCAGGAGTG GCAACGAGCAGCACGGGACCATGACTTGGCCATGGTGCTTTTCCAGGTCATGTTGGAGAATCTGGATATCCAACACAGCCGCTTTGTCCAGGAGGAGTCATTTTTAATGCAGCACAACATCAGACGTTATAAACAAAATTTTCAG AGGTACCTGGATGACCCGTGTGCCTTGGCAAGCACAATCCTGTGGTTTTtggaaaaagagaaggaaatcCTGCAGAGTGCTGAACTTGCTGAGCAG GTCCAGCTTCTGCATGTAGAGCAGGAAGCTATGGAGATAAGTAGCCAGCAGGACCTTGAACGTAAAATCGCTGGCCTCCGGAATGAAGTGCAG TGCATGGAACACACAGTGTTGTGTCTGGAGGAGCAGCAAGACGAGTTTGATTTTAAATACCAAACTCACAAGATGGAAG CTGTGGTTGATGAGACTGTGAGAAAAGATCAAATGAGAGTTCTTCAGCTACTTGTCAACAGACTGAATGAATTTAGAAAG AGCACACTGGCCGACCTAAATAAGCTCCTGAAGAGGACTGAGGACGTGATCGACACATTGGTGAAGAAGGAGCTGGTGGAGTGGCAGAGGAGGCAGCAGAAAGCCTGCATTGGTGCTCCAGACAACGTTTGTGTGGATCAGCTTGAGAAGTG GTTCACCAGTGTGGCAGTGTGTCTGTTCCAGGTGCGGGAGTTTCTTGGCAAGCTGGAGGAGCTCGTCGGAAAAGTGTCCTATGACAACGACCCGGTGAAGGCCCAAAAACCTGTACTGCAGAAGAGAGCAGACACTCTTCTGAAAGCCTTACTGAAGAG TTCATTTGTAGTTGAGACTCAGCCATCCATGCCTCAGGGGAAAGGACCCCTGGTGCTTCGCACAAACGTCCAGTTCTCTGTCAAGACCAG ACTTCTCGTTAAGTTTCCTGAGCTGAACCACTCCATGAAAGTGAATGTGTCCATGGACAA GGATGCTCCTCAGATCAAAGG ATATCGGCGTTTTAATGTTCTGGGGACCAAAACCAAGGCCTTGAACATGGCAGAGAGCCAGAGTGGAGGCATGGTGGCAGACTTCAGACATCTG ACTCTGAAGGAGCAGAAGTGTGGAGGTGGTGGCAAAGGAGTCAGTGAT ATTTCTCTCAGTGTTACAGAGGAGCTGCACATCATCTACTTCCACACTGTATTTGAGTTGAAGGGCCTGTCGGTTGAGTTGCTG GCTTCTTCCCTCCCGGTGGTCATCATCTCCAACTCCAGCCAGCAGCAGAGCGCCTGGGCGTCTGTCCTCTGGTTCAACATGCTCAGTCAGGACACCAAG GACGTCATGTTCTTTGCCAACTCTCCTGCAGCCCCTTGGCCACAGTTTGGAGAGATGTTGAGCTGGCAGTTTCTCTCTGCCACTAAACGTGGCCTGAATGATGCTCAGCTGGATATGATTGCACACAGACTCTTTG GAACGAGTCAGAACTATGACACCAGCAAAGTAGCTTGGTCAAAATTTTGCAAG GAAAATACACCTGACACTTTCTATGTGTGGTTTGATGGCATTTTGGTGATGGTGAAAACATACCTTGAAGACCTGTGGAGGGATGG CCACATCATGGGTTTTGTGAGCAAAGGCAAAGAGAAGGCCCTCctgaagaaaaaacagagaggCACATTCTTGTTGCGATTCAGTGAAAGTGTCATTGGAGGAATCACCTTCTCTTGGGTGGAAACCACCATGACTG GTGAGCCTGACGTGAAGACAGTCCAACCTTTCACCAAAGTTGACCTTTCCCAGATCCCCTTCCATGAAATCATCAGGAATTTCCAGATCTTAGAAGCAGAAAATATCCCAGAAAACCCTCTACTTTATCTTTATCCCAACACTCCTAAAGATGAGGCTTTTGGAAAATACTACTCTGAGAAGACTGGAA ATGACAATCCTTACATAAAATACATCAAAACGAAGCTGGTGTTTGTTTCAAAGGA AACCAAACGGGAATCCTCATCCTTTAAATTCGCCTTTGGAAACATATGA
- the stat2 gene encoding signal transducer and activator of transcription 2 isoform X3 codes for MAQWDRLRQLSAAYRQQLHELYDRDALPMDVRHYLSTWIEKQEWQRAARDHDLAMVLFQVMLENLDIQHSRFVQEESFLMQHNIRRYKQNFQRYLDDPCALASTILWFLEKEKEILQSAELAEQVQLLHVEQEAMEISSQQDLERKIAGLRNEVQCMEHTVLCLEEQQDEFDFKYQTHKMEAVVDETVRKDQMRVLQLLVNRLNEFRKSTLADLNKLLKRTEDVIDTLVKKELVEWQRRQQKACIGAPDNVCVDQLEKWFTSVAVCLFQVREFLGKLEELVGKVSYDNDPVKAQKPVLQKRADTLLKALLKSSFVVETQPSMPQGKGPLVLRTNVQFSVKTRLLVKFPELNHSMKVNVSMDKDAPQIKGYRRFNVLGTKTKALNMAESQSGGMVADFRHLTLKEQKCGGGGKGVSDISLSVTEELHIIYFHTVFELKGLSVELLASSLPVVIISNSSQQQSAWASVLWFNMLSQDTKDVMFFANSPAAPWPQFGEMLSWQFLSATKRGLNDAQLDMIAHRLFGTSQNYDTSKVAWSKFCKENTPDTFYVWFDGILVMVKTYLEDLWRDGHIMGFVSKGKEKALLKKKQRGTFLLRFSESVIGGITFSWVETTMTGEPDVKTVQPFTKVDLSQIPFHEIIRNFQILEAENIPENPLLYLYPNTPKDEAFGKYYSEKTGSKDDNPYIKYIKTKLVFVSKETKRESSSFKFAFGNI; via the exons ATGGCCCAGTGGGACAGGCTGAGGCAGCTGTCTGCTGCGTACAGACAGCAGCTACATGAGCTCTACGACAGGGATGCTTTGCCTATGGATGTTCGCCACTACTTGTCAACCTGGATAGAGAAGCAGGAGTG GCAACGAGCAGCACGGGACCATGACTTGGCCATGGTGCTTTTCCAGGTCATGTTGGAGAATCTGGATATCCAACACAGCCGCTTTGTCCAGGAGGAGTCATTTTTAATGCAGCACAACATCAGACGTTATAAACAAAATTTTCAG AGGTACCTGGATGACCCGTGTGCCTTGGCAAGCACAATCCTGTGGTTTTtggaaaaagagaaggaaatcCTGCAGAGTGCTGAACTTGCTGAGCAG GTCCAGCTTCTGCATGTAGAGCAGGAAGCTATGGAGATAAGTAGCCAGCAGGACCTTGAACGTAAAATCGCTGGCCTCCGGAATGAAGTGCAG TGCATGGAACACACAGTGTTGTGTCTGGAGGAGCAGCAAGACGAGTTTGATTTTAAATACCAAACTCACAAGATGGAAG CTGTGGTTGATGAGACTGTGAGAAAAGATCAAATGAGAGTTCTTCAGCTACTTGTCAACAGACTGAATGAATTTAGAAAG AGCACACTGGCCGACCTAAATAAGCTCCTGAAGAGGACTGAGGACGTGATCGACACATTGGTGAAGAAGGAGCTGGTGGAGTGGCAGAGGAGGCAGCAGAAAGCCTGCATTGGTGCTCCAGACAACGTTTGTGTGGATCAGCTTGAGAAGTG GTTCACCAGTGTGGCAGTGTGTCTGTTCCAGGTGCGGGAGTTTCTTGGCAAGCTGGAGGAGCTCGTCGGAAAAGTGTCCTATGACAACGACCCGGTGAAGGCCCAAAAACCTGTACTGCAGAAGAGAGCAGACACTCTTCTGAAAGCCTTACTGAAGAG TTCATTTGTAGTTGAGACTCAGCCATCCATGCCTCAGGGGAAAGGACCCCTGGTGCTTCGCACAAACGTCCAGTTCTCTGTCAAGACCAG ACTTCTCGTTAAGTTTCCTGAGCTGAACCACTCCATGAAAGTGAATGTGTCCATGGACAA GGATGCTCCTCAGATCAAAGG ATATCGGCGTTTTAATGTTCTGGGGACCAAAACCAAGGCCTTGAACATGGCAGAGAGCCAGAGTGGAGGCATGGTGGCAGACTTCAGACATCTG ACTCTGAAGGAGCAGAAGTGTGGAGGTGGTGGCAAAGGAGTCAGTGAT ATTTCTCTCAGTGTTACAGAGGAGCTGCACATCATCTACTTCCACACTGTATTTGAGTTGAAGGGCCTGTCGGTTGAGTTGCTG GCTTCTTCCCTCCCGGTGGTCATCATCTCCAACTCCAGCCAGCAGCAGAGCGCCTGGGCGTCTGTCCTCTGGTTCAACATGCTCAGTCAGGACACCAAG GACGTCATGTTCTTTGCCAACTCTCCTGCAGCCCCTTGGCCACAGTTTGGAGAGATGTTGAGCTGGCAGTTTCTCTCTGCCACTAAACGTGGCCTGAATGATGCTCAGCTGGATATGATTGCACACAGACTCTTTG GAACGAGTCAGAACTATGACACCAGCAAAGTAGCTTGGTCAAAATTTTGCAAG GAAAATACACCTGACACTTTCTATGTGTGGTTTGATGGCATTTTGGTGATGGTGAAAACATACCTTGAAGACCTGTGGAGGGATGG CCACATCATGGGTTTTGTGAGCAAAGGCAAAGAGAAGGCCCTCctgaagaaaaaacagagaggCACATTCTTGTTGCGATTCAGTGAAAGTGTCATTGGAGGAATCACCTTCTCTTGGGTGGAAACCACCATGACTG GTGAGCCTGACGTGAAGACAGTCCAACCTTTCACCAAAGTTGACCTTTCCCAGATCCCCTTCCATGAAATCATCAGGAATTTCCAGATCTTAGAAGCAGAAAATATCCCAGAAAACCCTCTACTTTATCTTTATCCCAACACTCCTAAAGATGAGGCTTTTGGAAAATACTACTCTGAGAAGACTGGAAGTAAGG ATGACAATCCTTACATAAAATACATCAAAACGAAGCTGGTGTTTGTTTCAAAGGA AACCAAACGGGAATCCTCATCCTTTAAATTCGCCTTTGGAAACATATGA
- the stat2 gene encoding signal transducer and activator of transcription 2 isoform X1: MAQWDRLRQLSAAYRQQLHELYDRDALPMDVRHYLSTWIEKQEWQRAARDHDLAMVLFQVMLENLDIQHSRFVQEESFLMQHNIRRYKQNFQRYLDDPCALASTILWFLEKEKEILQSAELAEQVQLLHVEQEAMEISSQQDLERKIAGLRNEVQCMEHTVLCLEEQQDEFDFKYQTHKMEAVVDETVRKDQMRVLQLLVNRLNEFRKSTLADLNKLLKRTEDVIDTLVKKELVEWQRRQQKACIGAPDNVCVDQLEKWFTSVAVCLFQVREFLGKLEELVGKVSYDNDPVKAQKPVLQKRADTLLKALLKSSFVVETQPSMPQGKGPLVLRTNVQFSVKTRLLVKFPELNHSMKVNVSMDKDAPQIKGYRRFNVLGTKTKALNMAESQSGGMVADFRHLTLKEQKCGGGGKGVSDISLSVTEELHIIYFHTVFELKGLSVELLASSLPVVIISNSSQQQSAWASVLWFNMLSQDTKDVMFFANSPAAPWPQFGEMLSWQFLSATKRGLNDAQLDMIAHRLFGTSQNYDTSKVAWSKFCKENTPDTFYVWFDGILVMVKTYLEDLWRDGHIMGFVSKGKEKALLKKKQRGTFLLRFSESVIGGITFSWVETTMTGEPDVKTVQPFTKVDLSQIPFHEIIRNFQILEAENIPENPLLYLYPNTPKDEAFGKYYSEKTGSKDDNPYIKYIKTKLVFVSKENTLEARSPMSSDMAQGEGLEPMNGLCGEAAEPNGNPHPLNSPLETYDPDPMLSAPVGAVDEDLLMYLNNPNLFLDSDVLQDESVLPDFSLQGFNCLPPQSCGSIFQ, encoded by the exons ATGGCCCAGTGGGACAGGCTGAGGCAGCTGTCTGCTGCGTACAGACAGCAGCTACATGAGCTCTACGACAGGGATGCTTTGCCTATGGATGTTCGCCACTACTTGTCAACCTGGATAGAGAAGCAGGAGTG GCAACGAGCAGCACGGGACCATGACTTGGCCATGGTGCTTTTCCAGGTCATGTTGGAGAATCTGGATATCCAACACAGCCGCTTTGTCCAGGAGGAGTCATTTTTAATGCAGCACAACATCAGACGTTATAAACAAAATTTTCAG AGGTACCTGGATGACCCGTGTGCCTTGGCAAGCACAATCCTGTGGTTTTtggaaaaagagaaggaaatcCTGCAGAGTGCTGAACTTGCTGAGCAG GTCCAGCTTCTGCATGTAGAGCAGGAAGCTATGGAGATAAGTAGCCAGCAGGACCTTGAACGTAAAATCGCTGGCCTCCGGAATGAAGTGCAG TGCATGGAACACACAGTGTTGTGTCTGGAGGAGCAGCAAGACGAGTTTGATTTTAAATACCAAACTCACAAGATGGAAG CTGTGGTTGATGAGACTGTGAGAAAAGATCAAATGAGAGTTCTTCAGCTACTTGTCAACAGACTGAATGAATTTAGAAAG AGCACACTGGCCGACCTAAATAAGCTCCTGAAGAGGACTGAGGACGTGATCGACACATTGGTGAAGAAGGAGCTGGTGGAGTGGCAGAGGAGGCAGCAGAAAGCCTGCATTGGTGCTCCAGACAACGTTTGTGTGGATCAGCTTGAGAAGTG GTTCACCAGTGTGGCAGTGTGTCTGTTCCAGGTGCGGGAGTTTCTTGGCAAGCTGGAGGAGCTCGTCGGAAAAGTGTCCTATGACAACGACCCGGTGAAGGCCCAAAAACCTGTACTGCAGAAGAGAGCAGACACTCTTCTGAAAGCCTTACTGAAGAG TTCATTTGTAGTTGAGACTCAGCCATCCATGCCTCAGGGGAAAGGACCCCTGGTGCTTCGCACAAACGTCCAGTTCTCTGTCAAGACCAG ACTTCTCGTTAAGTTTCCTGAGCTGAACCACTCCATGAAAGTGAATGTGTCCATGGACAA GGATGCTCCTCAGATCAAAGG ATATCGGCGTTTTAATGTTCTGGGGACCAAAACCAAGGCCTTGAACATGGCAGAGAGCCAGAGTGGAGGCATGGTGGCAGACTTCAGACATCTG ACTCTGAAGGAGCAGAAGTGTGGAGGTGGTGGCAAAGGAGTCAGTGAT ATTTCTCTCAGTGTTACAGAGGAGCTGCACATCATCTACTTCCACACTGTATTTGAGTTGAAGGGCCTGTCGGTTGAGTTGCTG GCTTCTTCCCTCCCGGTGGTCATCATCTCCAACTCCAGCCAGCAGCAGAGCGCCTGGGCGTCTGTCCTCTGGTTCAACATGCTCAGTCAGGACACCAAG GACGTCATGTTCTTTGCCAACTCTCCTGCAGCCCCTTGGCCACAGTTTGGAGAGATGTTGAGCTGGCAGTTTCTCTCTGCCACTAAACGTGGCCTGAATGATGCTCAGCTGGATATGATTGCACACAGACTCTTTG GAACGAGTCAGAACTATGACACCAGCAAAGTAGCTTGGTCAAAATTTTGCAAG GAAAATACACCTGACACTTTCTATGTGTGGTTTGATGGCATTTTGGTGATGGTGAAAACATACCTTGAAGACCTGTGGAGGGATGG CCACATCATGGGTTTTGTGAGCAAAGGCAAAGAGAAGGCCCTCctgaagaaaaaacagagaggCACATTCTTGTTGCGATTCAGTGAAAGTGTCATTGGAGGAATCACCTTCTCTTGGGTGGAAACCACCATGACTG GTGAGCCTGACGTGAAGACAGTCCAACCTTTCACCAAAGTTGACCTTTCCCAGATCCCCTTCCATGAAATCATCAGGAATTTCCAGATCTTAGAAGCAGAAAATATCCCAGAAAACCCTCTACTTTATCTTTATCCCAACACTCCTAAAGATGAGGCTTTTGGAAAATACTACTCTGAGAAGACTGGAAGTAAGG ATGACAATCCTTACATAAAATACATCAAAACGAAGCTGGTGTTTGTTTCAAAGGA GAACACACTGGAGGCTAGGTCACCCATGTCCTCTGACATGGCACAGGGTGAAGGCTTGGAGCCAATGAATGGCCTGTGTGGAGAGGCAGCTG AACCAAACGGGAATCCTCATCCTTTAAATTCGCCTTTGGAAACATATGACCCTGATCCCATGCTGTCTGCCCCTGTTGGAGCCGTGGACGAAGATTTACTGATGTATCTCAACAACCCCAACCTCTTTCTTGACTCTGACGTCTTGCAAGATGAGTCGGTGCTGCCTGATTTCAGTCTTCAAGGGTTTAACTGCCTGCCCCCACAATCCTGCGGAAGTATTTTCCAATAA
- the stat2 gene encoding signal transducer and activator of transcription 2 isoform X2: MAQWDRLRQLSAAYRQQLHELYDRDALPMDVRHYLSTWIEKQEWQRAARDHDLAMVLFQVMLENLDIQHSRFVQEESFLMQHNIRRYKQNFQRYLDDPCALASTILWFLEKEKEILQSAELAEQVQLLHVEQEAMEISSQQDLERKIAGLRNEVQCMEHTVLCLEEQQDEFDFKYQTHKMEAVVDETVRKDQMRVLQLLVNRLNEFRKSTLADLNKLLKRTEDVIDTLVKKELVEWQRRQQKACIGAPDNVCVDQLEKWFTSVAVCLFQVREFLGKLEELVGKVSYDNDPVKAQKPVLQKRADTLLKALLKSSFVVETQPSMPQGKGPLVLRTNVQFSVKTRLLVKFPELNHSMKVNVSMDKDAPQIKGYRRFNVLGTKTKALNMAESQSGGMVADFRHLTLKEQKCGGGGKGVSDISLSVTEELHIIYFHTVFELKGLSVELLASSLPVVIISNSSQQQSAWASVLWFNMLSQDTKDVMFFANSPAAPWPQFGEMLSWQFLSATKRGLNDAQLDMIAHRLFGTSQNYDTSKVAWSKFCKENTPDTFYVWFDGILVMVKTYLEDLWRDGHIMGFVSKGKEKALLKKKQRGTFLLRFSESVIGGITFSWVETTMTGEPDVKTVQPFTKVDLSQIPFHEIIRNFQILEAENIPENPLLYLYPNTPKDEAFGKYYSEKTGNDNPYIKYIKTKLVFVSKENTLEARSPMSSDMAQGEGLEPMNGLCGEAAEPNGNPHPLNSPLETYDPDPMLSAPVGAVDEDLLMYLNNPNLFLDSDVLQDESVLPDFSLQGFNCLPPQSCGSIFQ; this comes from the exons ATGGCCCAGTGGGACAGGCTGAGGCAGCTGTCTGCTGCGTACAGACAGCAGCTACATGAGCTCTACGACAGGGATGCTTTGCCTATGGATGTTCGCCACTACTTGTCAACCTGGATAGAGAAGCAGGAGTG GCAACGAGCAGCACGGGACCATGACTTGGCCATGGTGCTTTTCCAGGTCATGTTGGAGAATCTGGATATCCAACACAGCCGCTTTGTCCAGGAGGAGTCATTTTTAATGCAGCACAACATCAGACGTTATAAACAAAATTTTCAG AGGTACCTGGATGACCCGTGTGCCTTGGCAAGCACAATCCTGTGGTTTTtggaaaaagagaaggaaatcCTGCAGAGTGCTGAACTTGCTGAGCAG GTCCAGCTTCTGCATGTAGAGCAGGAAGCTATGGAGATAAGTAGCCAGCAGGACCTTGAACGTAAAATCGCTGGCCTCCGGAATGAAGTGCAG TGCATGGAACACACAGTGTTGTGTCTGGAGGAGCAGCAAGACGAGTTTGATTTTAAATACCAAACTCACAAGATGGAAG CTGTGGTTGATGAGACTGTGAGAAAAGATCAAATGAGAGTTCTTCAGCTACTTGTCAACAGACTGAATGAATTTAGAAAG AGCACACTGGCCGACCTAAATAAGCTCCTGAAGAGGACTGAGGACGTGATCGACACATTGGTGAAGAAGGAGCTGGTGGAGTGGCAGAGGAGGCAGCAGAAAGCCTGCATTGGTGCTCCAGACAACGTTTGTGTGGATCAGCTTGAGAAGTG GTTCACCAGTGTGGCAGTGTGTCTGTTCCAGGTGCGGGAGTTTCTTGGCAAGCTGGAGGAGCTCGTCGGAAAAGTGTCCTATGACAACGACCCGGTGAAGGCCCAAAAACCTGTACTGCAGAAGAGAGCAGACACTCTTCTGAAAGCCTTACTGAAGAG TTCATTTGTAGTTGAGACTCAGCCATCCATGCCTCAGGGGAAAGGACCCCTGGTGCTTCGCACAAACGTCCAGTTCTCTGTCAAGACCAG ACTTCTCGTTAAGTTTCCTGAGCTGAACCACTCCATGAAAGTGAATGTGTCCATGGACAA GGATGCTCCTCAGATCAAAGG ATATCGGCGTTTTAATGTTCTGGGGACCAAAACCAAGGCCTTGAACATGGCAGAGAGCCAGAGTGGAGGCATGGTGGCAGACTTCAGACATCTG ACTCTGAAGGAGCAGAAGTGTGGAGGTGGTGGCAAAGGAGTCAGTGAT ATTTCTCTCAGTGTTACAGAGGAGCTGCACATCATCTACTTCCACACTGTATTTGAGTTGAAGGGCCTGTCGGTTGAGTTGCTG GCTTCTTCCCTCCCGGTGGTCATCATCTCCAACTCCAGCCAGCAGCAGAGCGCCTGGGCGTCTGTCCTCTGGTTCAACATGCTCAGTCAGGACACCAAG GACGTCATGTTCTTTGCCAACTCTCCTGCAGCCCCTTGGCCACAGTTTGGAGAGATGTTGAGCTGGCAGTTTCTCTCTGCCACTAAACGTGGCCTGAATGATGCTCAGCTGGATATGATTGCACACAGACTCTTTG GAACGAGTCAGAACTATGACACCAGCAAAGTAGCTTGGTCAAAATTTTGCAAG GAAAATACACCTGACACTTTCTATGTGTGGTTTGATGGCATTTTGGTGATGGTGAAAACATACCTTGAAGACCTGTGGAGGGATGG CCACATCATGGGTTTTGTGAGCAAAGGCAAAGAGAAGGCCCTCctgaagaaaaaacagagaggCACATTCTTGTTGCGATTCAGTGAAAGTGTCATTGGAGGAATCACCTTCTCTTGGGTGGAAACCACCATGACTG GTGAGCCTGACGTGAAGACAGTCCAACCTTTCACCAAAGTTGACCTTTCCCAGATCCCCTTCCATGAAATCATCAGGAATTTCCAGATCTTAGAAGCAGAAAATATCCCAGAAAACCCTCTACTTTATCTTTATCCCAACACTCCTAAAGATGAGGCTTTTGGAAAATACTACTCTGAGAAGACTGGAA ATGACAATCCTTACATAAAATACATCAAAACGAAGCTGGTGTTTGTTTCAAAGGA GAACACACTGGAGGCTAGGTCACCCATGTCCTCTGACATGGCACAGGGTGAAGGCTTGGAGCCAATGAATGGCCTGTGTGGAGAGGCAGCTG AACCAAACGGGAATCCTCATCCTTTAAATTCGCCTTTGGAAACATATGACCCTGATCCCATGCTGTCTGCCCCTGTTGGAGCCGTGGACGAAGATTTACTGATGTATCTCAACAACCCCAACCTCTTTCTTGACTCTGACGTCTTGCAAGATGAGTCGGTGCTGCCTGATTTCAGTCTTCAAGGGTTTAACTGCCTGCCCCCACAATCCTGCGGAAGTATTTTCCAATAA